Proteins encoded together in one Banduia mediterranea window:
- a CDS encoding PhoD-like phosphatase N-terminal domain-containing protein, with protein MASGDPLPDAVILWTRVTPDDAAAASADCHWSLYADAGLRELVAEGAMPALAARDSCVKPDLSGLLPDRHYWR; from the coding sequence GTGGCCAGCGGCGATCCGCTGCCCGACGCGGTCATCCTGTGGACCCGGGTCACGCCGGACGATGCGGCGGCCGCCAGTGCCGACTGCCACTGGAGCCTGTACGCGGACGCCGGCCTGCGCGAACTGGTGGCCGAAGGCGCGATGCCCGCACTGGCGGCACGCGACTCGTGCGTGAAGCCGGACCTCAGCGGCCTGCTACCGGACCGTCACTACTGGCGATGA
- a CDS encoding alkaline phosphatase D family protein — MRAHDPPRELLSLDDYRRRYAQYRSDADLQALHAAHPMIWIWDDHEIINDAWKDGADNHDAQTEGDHLLRRATAAQVAHEWLPIRSPSADEPIRATRNVVIFTGDAHESYAFDVTDDPNNPAAYARLGGDGAAAAEFVAPSITSRGDAEPLNSLSGVLDAVADGAERLLRVTNPHLRFFDNRHNGYVYARVAADRLSAEFWHVPQVREPTDEQVLAARFDVQDGRPGVVRA, encoded by the coding sequence GTGCGCGCGCACGATCCGCCGCGCGAGCTGCTGAGCCTGGACGACTACCGCCGGCGCTATGCGCAATACCGCAGCGACGCGGACCTCCAGGCCCTGCACGCGGCGCATCCGATGATCTGGATCTGGGACGACCACGAAATCATCAACGACGCCTGGAAGGACGGGGCCGACAACCACGATGCGCAGACCGAAGGCGACCACCTGCTGCGGCGCGCGACGGCCGCGCAGGTCGCGCACGAATGGCTGCCGATCCGCTCGCCGTCCGCGGACGAGCCGATCCGCGCCACGCGCAACGTCGTGATCTTCACCGGCGACGCGCACGAGTCCTACGCCTTCGACGTCACCGACGATCCGAACAACCCCGCCGCCTACGCGCGGCTCGGTGGCGACGGCGCGGCGGCGGCCGAGTTCGTCGCGCCCTCGATCACCTCGCGCGGCGACGCGGAGCCGCTCAACAGCCTCAGTGGCGTACTCGACGCTGTTGCCGATGGTGCCGAGCGGCTGCTGCGTGTGACCAATCCGCACCTCAGGTTCTTCGACAACCGCCACAACGGCTACGTCTACGCACGGGTGGCTGCGGACCGCCTGAGCGCCGAGTTCTGGCACGTGCCGCAGGTCCGCGAACCCACCGACGAGCAGGTGCTAGCCGCGCGATTCGACGTGCAGGACGGGCGGCCGGGCGTGGTGCGGGCATAA
- a CDS encoding DUF445 domain-containing protein — MPLVAALIGYGTKLAAIYMMFEPIRFVGIRPPFLGWQGVVPRNAERMAAIACDTLTARLLKPEELFARLEPWRVALEVQRPLSASVETIVREVCAQQAPDLWSRIPDVLRRTLLQRIEQQTPALVEEMMTQIRENLSSVFDLRHMVVSLLSRDKRLLNQMFREVGHAEFRFIRRSGIYFGLLIGLVQALAWALTHSVWIMPVFGGLTGWFSDWLALKLVFRPKQPTRYLGLFTWQGLFLQHRHEVAASYARMIAQRVLTPAAILDAVLSGPLSDRLYAMIQREISDATDREAGLAQPFVVSAIGTQRFLDIKRAVTDQVLRLLPEAMSHAEPYVAEALDLEKLLTEKMRGLSADEFEALLRPAFQQDEWILIAVGAALGFLVGEIQVHVMLAFADLPG, encoded by the coding sequence ATGCCGCTGGTCGCGGCCCTGATCGGCTACGGCACGAAGCTGGCCGCCATCTACATGATGTTCGAGCCGATCCGCTTTGTTGGCATCCGCCCGCCGTTTCTGGGGTGGCAGGGGGTGGTTCCGCGCAACGCCGAGCGCATGGCCGCCATTGCCTGCGACACGCTGACCGCACGGCTGCTCAAGCCAGAGGAGCTATTCGCGAGGCTGGAACCGTGGCGCGTCGCCCTCGAAGTTCAGAGGCCCCTGAGCGCCTCGGTCGAAACGATCGTTCGCGAAGTCTGCGCGCAGCAGGCCCCGGACCTGTGGTCACGCATTCCGGATGTCCTGCGCAGGACGCTGCTCCAGCGGATCGAGCAGCAGACACCTGCACTGGTCGAGGAGATGATGACGCAGATTCGCGAAAACCTGTCCTCCGTCTTCGATCTCAGGCACATGGTGGTGAGCCTGCTCAGCCGCGACAAACGACTCCTCAATCAGATGTTCCGGGAGGTAGGTCACGCCGAATTTCGGTTCATCCGCAGATCCGGAATCTACTTCGGGCTGCTAATCGGCCTGGTGCAGGCGCTGGCCTGGGCCTTGACCCATTCGGTGTGGATCATGCCGGTCTTCGGCGGGCTCACCGGATGGTTCAGCGACTGGCTGGCGCTCAAGTTGGTGTTCCGGCCCAAACAGCCGACGCGCTATCTCGGGCTGTTCACCTGGCAGGGCCTGTTCCTCCAGCACCGCCATGAGGTGGCCGCCAGTTACGCGCGTATGATCGCGCAGCGCGTGCTGACACCCGCCGCCATCCTCGACGCCGTGCTCAGCGGCCCCCTGTCGGACCGCCTGTATGCGATGATCCAGCGCGAAATCAGCGACGCCACCGACCGCGAAGCCGGCCTGGCGCAGCCCTTCGTGGTTTCGGCCATCGGCACGCAGCGCTTTCTCGACATCAAACGGGCCGTCACCGACCAGGTCCTGAGGCTGCTGCCCGAGGCCATGAGCCATGCAGAGCCCTATGTTGCAGAAGCGCTGGACCTGGAGAAATTGCTCACGGAGAAGATGCGCGGTCTCTCCGCCGACGAGTTCGAGGCCCTGCTGCGCCCGGCGTTCCAGCAGGACGAGTGGATCCTCATTGCCGTTGGCGCCGCGCTCGGTTTCCTGGTGGGAGAGATACAGGTACATGTGATGCTGGCTTTCGCCGACCTGCCAGGTTGA
- a CDS encoding acetyl-CoA acetyltransferase — protein sequence MADGIRDKVAILGMGCSQFGERWDMGAEELMEEAFSEALADAGIETREIGAAWLGSCMDEVNIGKSATPASLTLRLDNIPVTRVENYCATGTEAFRGAVYAVAAGACDIALAIGVEKLKDTGYGGLPGLEIGTLPPLWWPNLSAPGVFAQVASAYMSRYKVPRDVLKRALAEISAKSHANGAKNPKAHLRKPVSCDTIMASPMIAEPLGLFDCCGVSDGSAAAIVTTPEIAKSLGKHPDNMVTVKALQLALSNGSEGGYNDWDGSYILTTRKAAQRSYAEAGIGKPREELSMFEVHDCFSITELVTMEDLGLSADGGAIKDVMDGFYNADGKIPCQIDGGLKCFGHPIGASGIRMVYEMYLQLQGRAGERQLKDPRYGLTHNLGGFPHQNVVGISIVGRYR from the coding sequence ATGGCCGACGGTATCCGAGACAAGGTGGCCATTCTGGGCATGGGGTGCTCGCAGTTCGGCGAGCGCTGGGACATGGGCGCCGAGGAGTTGATGGAGGAGGCATTCTCCGAGGCGCTGGCAGACGCCGGCATCGAAACCCGCGAGATTGGCGCGGCCTGGCTTGGCTCCTGCATGGACGAGGTCAACATCGGCAAGTCGGCAACACCTGCTTCGCTGACGCTGCGCCTCGACAACATTCCGGTGACGCGCGTCGAGAACTATTGCGCGACCGGCACCGAAGCCTTCCGCGGTGCGGTCTATGCGGTCGCCGCCGGTGCCTGCGACATCGCGCTGGCAATCGGCGTGGAAAAGCTCAAGGACACCGGCTACGGCGGGCTGCCGGGCCTGGAGATCGGCACCTTGCCGCCGCTGTGGTGGCCCAACCTCTCGGCGCCCGGCGTGTTCGCGCAGGTGGCCAGCGCCTACATGAGCCGCTACAAGGTTCCGCGCGACGTGCTCAAGCGCGCGCTGGCAGAAATCTCCGCCAAGAGCCACGCCAACGGCGCGAAGAATCCCAAGGCGCACCTGCGCAAGCCAGTCAGTTGCGACACCATCATGGCCTCGCCGATGATCGCCGAGCCGCTCGGCCTGTTCGACTGCTGCGGCGTCTCCGACGGTTCGGCCGCAGCCATCGTCACCACGCCGGAAATCGCGAAGTCGCTGGGCAAGCATCCGGACAACATGGTCACGGTCAAGGCGCTGCAGCTCGCGCTGTCCAACGGGTCCGAAGGCGGCTACAACGACTGGGATGGTTCCTACATTCTGACCACGCGCAAGGCTGCGCAGCGATCCTACGCCGAGGCCGGGATCGGCAAGCCACGCGAGGAGCTGTCGATGTTCGAGGTGCACGACTGCTTCTCGATCACCGAGTTGGTGACCATGGAGGATCTTGGGCTGTCCGCGGACGGTGGCGCGATCAAGGACGTGATGGACGGCTTCTACAACGCCGACGGCAAGATCCCCTGCCAGATCGACGGTGGCCTGAAATGTTTCGGCCACCCGATTGGCGCGTCCGGCATTCGCATGGTCTATGAGATGTATCTGCAACTGCAGGGCCGTGCCGGTGAGCGCCAGCTCAAGGATCCGCGTTATGGTCTGACCCACAATCTCGGCGGATTTCCGCACCAGAATGTGGTCGGCATCTCCATCGTCGGGCGTTACCGCTAG
- a CDS encoding fibronectin type III domain-containing protein, which translates to MSTAPLPPPLPKPRMLRPALPRYAAALVPVLVTLLCGFAAPAWAAERLPHHGWILTQDDTAYNLTVIARMREYGVTHAQLSHRIVTRVDQFEDPEVVERVRLLASAIHAEGTQVLVWAQELGEERLSFCFDPEGADMQARMQRYRDLLTRIPEIDGVVISFGSAPSELSTVLPSCQAAQYARIAERYKAMIEAVSRVVMDEFGKQVFVRSFYHKGLEIPFLRAALAQTQRPITVMTKSEPNDFEPYYPLDPLIADVGAHPQFLELDCAGEYWGRSTIPFVAAEYFAQRYRETREKFAAGAEGRFIGSACRVDRYEHPAFGTLNEANIDAQALLVQDPDTDWREILAGFVSTRFGLAQGSAAAAELVGILQRSYWIGRKMYYAKGDWAYKKGSTLPESGLDALTLLLDKNIAQWNADYQPVTQQLLAPNRQTLLELLQEKSEAVALADRNLQALAGLRENLDAAAYAQLETLLLKQRLATEIWLHMSGAIFGQRHNSSHLESAARPWLPWHLGELERLAAALENGDYPQISDPYPFPPGDIRELIDNTRDPLLYMGTGSAPQWLAIDGIRLVEATADSVTVGWDAVAGVRYQVELTQTLPAYPQAYAGPAIAADGPVTLRIADLQPYTPYAFRLRAEADGQSMVSGDYPFWTHQTAAAGGDTPGHSGSGGGAMPSAALPLALLLALWRRHAGRRAAAGLRR; encoded by the coding sequence ATGAGCACTGCCCCACTGCCGCCGCCACTCCCGAAGCCCCGGATGTTGCGCCCTGCACTGCCGCGGTACGCGGCGGCCCTGGTCCCGGTCCTGGTCACCCTGCTGTGCGGCTTCGCGGCGCCGGCATGGGCCGCCGAGCGCCTGCCGCATCACGGCTGGATCCTCACCCAGGACGACACCGCCTACAACCTCACGGTGATCGCGCGGATGCGCGAATACGGGGTGACGCATGCCCAGCTTTCGCACCGCATCGTCACCCGCGTCGACCAGTTCGAGGATCCGGAAGTCGTCGAACGCGTGCGCCTGCTTGCCAGCGCGATCCATGCCGAGGGCACCCAGGTGCTGGTCTGGGCCCAGGAGTTGGGCGAAGAGCGCCTGAGCTTCTGCTTCGACCCCGAGGGCGCCGACATGCAGGCGCGCATGCAGCGCTACCGCGACCTGCTGACCCGCATCCCGGAGATCGACGGCGTGGTGATCAGCTTCGGCAGCGCGCCTTCGGAACTGAGTACCGTCCTGCCCAGCTGCCAGGCGGCGCAGTACGCCCGCATCGCCGAGCGCTACAAGGCGATGATCGAGGCGGTGTCGCGCGTGGTGATGGACGAGTTCGGCAAGCAGGTGTTCGTGCGCAGCTTCTACCACAAGGGCCTGGAGATTCCCTTCCTGCGCGCGGCGCTGGCCCAGACGCAGCGGCCGATCACGGTGATGACCAAGTCCGAGCCCAACGACTTCGAGCCTTACTACCCGCTGGATCCGCTGATCGCCGATGTCGGCGCGCATCCGCAGTTCCTGGAGCTGGACTGCGCCGGCGAATACTGGGGCCGCAGCACCATCCCCTTCGTGGCCGCGGAGTATTTCGCGCAGCGCTACCGCGAGACCCGTGAGAAATTCGCCGCCGGCGCCGAGGGCCGCTTCATCGGCAGCGCCTGTCGCGTGGACCGCTACGAACACCCGGCCTTCGGCACGCTCAACGAAGCCAACATCGACGCGCAGGCCCTGCTGGTGCAGGACCCGGACACCGACTGGCGCGAGATCCTCGCCGGCTTCGTCAGCACCCGCTTCGGCCTGGCCCAGGGCAGCGCGGCAGCGGCCGAACTGGTCGGGATCCTCCAGCGCAGCTACTGGATCGGGCGCAAGATGTACTACGCCAAGGGCGACTGGGCCTACAAGAAAGGCAGCACGCTGCCCGAGAGCGGCCTGGACGCCCTGACCCTGCTGCTCGACAAGAACATCGCGCAGTGGAATGCCGACTACCAGCCGGTCACGCAACAGCTGCTGGCCCCGAACCGCCAGACCCTGCTCGAACTGCTGCAGGAGAAAAGCGAGGCGGTGGCGCTGGCGGACCGCAACCTGCAGGCGCTTGCGGGCCTGCGCGAGAACCTCGATGCAGCAGCCTACGCGCAGCTCGAAACCCTGCTGCTCAAGCAGCGGCTGGCCACCGAAATCTGGCTGCACATGAGCGGCGCGATCTTCGGGCAGCGCCACAACAGCAGCCATCTCGAATCGGCCGCGCGGCCCTGGCTGCCCTGGCACCTGGGCGAGCTGGAACGCCTGGCCGCCGCACTGGAGAACGGGGACTATCCGCAGATCAGCGATCCCTACCCGTTCCCACCCGGCGACATCCGCGAGCTGATCGATAACACCCGCGACCCGCTGCTCTACATGGGCACCGGCAGCGCGCCGCAGTGGCTGGCGATCGACGGCATCCGCCTCGTGGAGGCCACGGCGGACAGCGTGACCGTGGGCTGGGACGCCGTCGCCGGCGTGCGCTACCAGGTCGAGCTGACGCAGACGCTGCCCGCGTATCCGCAGGCCTACGCGGGGCCGGCCATCGCCGCCGACGGCCCGGTCACGCTGCGTATCGCCGATCTTCAGCCATACACGCCCTACGCTTTCCGTCTCCGCGCCGAAGCGGACGGCCAGAGCATGGTCTCCGGCGACTACCCCTTCTGGACGCACCAGACCGCCGCAGCCGGCGGCGACACTCCCGGCCACTCCGGCTCCGGCGGCGGCGCGATGCCCTCGGCGGCGCTGCCGCTGGCGCTGCTTCTGGCCCTGTGGCGCCGCCACGCAGGCCGGCGCGCTGCTGCCGGGCTGCGACGATGA
- a CDS encoding MerR family transcriptional regulator: MARRRTAPPEDAPYKIKGLSEISGFRRETIRFYVLQGLLPPPVKTSPNMGWYTDRHVKLLALIRKLQNERFLPLKAIKSLVQGSSGEFEFSEQQMASLGELRRALAAEHQDVVVTEDPGELAPKIGLTTAELEELRSLGFAGSGAATISDLEVARLWLRMKEAGLSEKRGFSPADLGYLVNLVDSAVNCELEFFLRRIDYMAPAEIRKLVEVIIPSINAIFSILHERRLDAQVQTYVENARKRRYQ; this comes from the coding sequence ATGGCCCGAAGAAGGACTGCACCCCCGGAAGATGCACCGTACAAAATCAAGGGCTTGTCAGAGATCTCCGGGTTCAGGCGGGAAACCATCCGCTTCTACGTCCTGCAAGGGCTGCTGCCGCCGCCAGTCAAGACCTCGCCGAACATGGGCTGGTATACCGACCGGCACGTCAAGCTGCTGGCCCTGATCCGCAAACTGCAGAACGAGCGCTTCCTGCCGCTCAAGGCCATAAAGAGCCTGGTGCAGGGTTCCTCAGGAGAGTTCGAGTTTTCCGAGCAGCAGATGGCGTCACTCGGGGAGCTGCGGCGGGCGCTCGCCGCCGAGCATCAGGACGTTGTCGTGACCGAAGATCCCGGCGAGCTTGCGCCGAAAATCGGGCTCACGACCGCAGAGCTGGAGGAGCTGCGCTCACTGGGCTTTGCCGGCTCGGGCGCCGCCACGATCTCTGACCTGGAAGTGGCCCGGCTGTGGCTGCGGATGAAGGAAGCAGGCCTATCGGAGAAGCGCGGGTTCAGTCCCGCGGATCTGGGCTATCTCGTCAACCTAGTCGATTCCGCGGTGAACTGCGAGCTGGAGTTTTTCCTGCGCCGCATCGACTACATGGCGCCGGCCGAGATTCGCAAGCTCGTGGAGGTCATCATCCCCTCGATCAACGCCATTTTTTCCATCCTGCACGAACGTCGTCTTGATGCTCAGGTCCAAACCTATGTCGAGAACGCCCGGAAGCGAAGGTATCAGTGA
- a CDS encoding OB-fold domain-containing protein encodes MAQARGERAMAGWDEDSLTMAVEAARHALADRQTTPGAVYFGSTTHPFADRQNAGVVAGALDLPETVFTTDLGGSLKAGTAALLAALNHVAVQADDEALVVAGEHRRARSASAQELMYGDAAAAFTLGSSGVIAEYLGGHSVSTDFVDHYRAAGQPFDYHWEERWLRDEAFQKWVPAAVAAALKKLDIEAGAVDQFLLAEPAPKLAAAVAKRVGIADAAVTDGLLGSVGHAGAAHAPLLLANALEAAAPGQTLILVSFGQGCDVLVFRTTSAIAQLAPRVAVKACLARRKEITDYAKFQAFNEVVTLEKGLRAEANPQTALSTMYRNRRMLTGLVGGRCRKCGTAQFPPALRCVNPGCHHAGEMDPHRFADEPARIKTWASDWLTYTPEPPAHYGMIEFDCGGRFMADITDWDVGTVAVGEPVRMVFRVRGRDPQRGMIRYFWKAAPLAAKEA; translated from the coding sequence ATGGCGCAGGCACGCGGGGAGCGTGCGATGGCGGGTTGGGATGAAGACAGCCTGACCATGGCGGTGGAGGCCGCACGCCATGCGCTCGCGGACCGGCAGACCACTCCGGGTGCTGTCTATTTCGGCTCGACCACACATCCGTTCGCGGACCGGCAGAACGCCGGAGTCGTCGCCGGGGCGCTGGACCTGCCGGAAACCGTCTTCACCACCGACCTCGGCGGGTCGCTGAAGGCAGGGACCGCAGCGCTGCTCGCCGCACTGAACCACGTTGCCGTGCAAGCGGACGACGAGGCGCTGGTCGTCGCTGGCGAGCACCGCCGTGCACGTTCGGCCAGCGCGCAGGAACTGATGTATGGCGACGCGGCCGCAGCGTTCACGCTCGGCAGCAGCGGCGTGATCGCCGAGTATCTGGGCGGTCACAGCGTTTCGACGGATTTCGTGGATCACTATCGTGCCGCCGGCCAGCCCTTCGACTATCACTGGGAGGAGCGCTGGCTGCGCGACGAGGCGTTCCAGAAGTGGGTGCCAGCAGCGGTTGCGGCCGCCCTGAAAAAACTGGACATCGAGGCCGGCGCCGTGGATCAGTTCCTGCTCGCCGAACCGGCCCCGAAACTCGCAGCGGCCGTCGCCAAACGTGTCGGCATCGCCGATGCTGCGGTGACGGACGGGCTGCTTGGCTCGGTCGGACACGCGGGGGCCGCGCACGCACCGCTGCTGCTGGCGAACGCCCTTGAAGCCGCTGCGCCGGGGCAAACCCTGATCCTGGTCAGCTTCGGACAGGGCTGCGATGTGCTTGTGTTCCGGACGACATCAGCGATTGCGCAGCTCGCGCCCCGCGTTGCTGTCAAGGCCTGCCTGGCTCGACGCAAGGAGATCACCGACTATGCCAAGTTCCAGGCTTTCAACGAGGTCGTGACGCTGGAGAAAGGGCTGCGCGCCGAAGCCAACCCGCAGACTGCGCTGTCGACGATGTATCGCAATCGGCGCATGCTGACGGGGCTGGTTGGTGGTCGCTGCCGCAAATGCGGCACAGCGCAATTCCCCCCCGCGCTGCGCTGTGTCAATCCAGGCTGCCACCACGCAGGCGAGATGGACCCGCACCGATTTGCCGACGAGCCCGCGCGCATTAAGACCTGGGCCTCGGACTGGCTGACTTACACACCCGAGCCGCCGGCGCACTACGGCATGATCGAGTTCGATTGTGGGGGCCGGTTCATGGCCGACATCACCGACTGGGATGTCGGTACGGTGGCCGTTGGCGAGCCGGTCCGCATGGTGTTCCGTGTGCGCGGTCGCGATCCGCAACGCGGAATGATTCGTTACTTCTGGAAAGCGGCGCCGCTTGCCGCGAAGGAGGCCTGA
- a CDS encoding thiolase C-terminal domain-containing protein, with protein sequence MKPLAAIVAVSEMKPGRYPQYDGMEMYRQVLGQFLSEWKLRPQDIQGLLSAPVGMAATEVDVFAHEKLSEELGIQPTFSEAINAGGGTYALMLIRAALAIGQGLCDSVLCLGAGRFPNVGSGISELMSKLISHPQFEYPYGTYIPPIFALAAVRHMHEFGTTREQLAQVAVSQREWSLLHPDALMAPQGPLSVDQVLSSRPIAYPFNLFDCSVPSEGGSAVLVTSPENAKRFHSQPCYLLGYGEKHTHASISQATSLTTLGSHDTSARAYRMAGLTPKDMDFAQLYDSFSINPIIYAEDLGFCRKGEGGRFFEGGRTGPGGEFPVNTYGGLMSFGHVGDASGQTMIVEAARQLMGDAGQRQLPGARTGIVHCYGGMMSEHATLILSNQS encoded by the coding sequence ATGAAGCCACTTGCCGCCATCGTCGCAGTTTCGGAGATGAAGCCGGGCCGCTATCCGCAGTACGACGGGATGGAAATGTACCGGCAGGTGCTCGGCCAGTTCCTGAGCGAGTGGAAGCTGCGTCCGCAGGACATCCAGGGCCTGCTGTCGGCGCCGGTCGGCATGGCCGCCACCGAGGTCGACGTCTTCGCGCATGAAAAGCTGTCCGAGGAACTCGGCATCCAGCCGACCTTCAGCGAGGCGATCAACGCCGGCGGGGGAACCTATGCGCTGATGCTGATCCGGGCGGCCTTGGCGATCGGCCAGGGCCTGTGCGACTCGGTGCTGTGCCTGGGCGCCGGCCGGTTCCCGAACGTGGGCAGCGGCATTTCCGAGCTGATGAGCAAGCTCATCAGCCATCCCCAGTTCGAGTATCCGTACGGCACCTACATCCCGCCGATCTTCGCGCTCGCCGCCGTGCGTCACATGCACGAGTTCGGCACCACGCGTGAACAGCTTGCCCAGGTGGCGGTGTCACAGCGCGAATGGTCGCTGCTGCATCCGGATGCGCTGATGGCGCCGCAGGGTCCGCTGAGCGTCGACCAGGTGTTGTCCTCGCGACCCATTGCCTACCCGTTCAACCTGTTCGACTGCTCGGTACCGAGCGAGGGCGGCTCGGCCGTGCTCGTGACCAGCCCGGAGAATGCCAAGCGCTTCCATTCGCAGCCCTGCTATCTGCTCGGCTATGGTGAGAAGCACACCCACGCCAGCATCAGTCAAGCCACGAGCCTGACGACGCTAGGCTCGCACGACACTTCGGCGCGCGCCTACCGCATGGCCGGGCTGACGCCAAAGGACATGGATTTCGCGCAGCTGTACGACTCCTTCAGCATCAATCCCATCATCTACGCCGAGGATCTCGGCTTCTGCCGCAAGGGTGAGGGCGGGCGGTTCTTCGAGGGCGGTCGGACGGGGCCGGGCGGCGAGTTTCCAGTGAACACCTATGGCGGCCTGATGTCCTTCGGACATGTCGGCGACGCGTCCGGGCAGACCATGATCGTCGAGGCCGCCCGCCAACTGATGGGCGACGCCGGCCAGCGCCAACTCCCCGGCGCCCGCACCGGCATCGTCCACTGCTACGGCGGCATGATGTCCGAACACGCCACACTGATCCTCTCGAACCAGTCATGA